The proteins below come from a single Bremerella sp. JC817 genomic window:
- a CDS encoding glycosyltransferase family 39 protein translates to MNDSNSPSPSSPAPSWSITMLLGLALALLTVIVRWSYLTESLWVDELHTAWVVTDSVTDIPQRAAMGNQAALYFYLPWAFTQLAGLHEWSLRFPSFLGGLVAVALVTMTAHRWTHDVGIALAAGLVGVIDVDWNFFGTEARVYAIAQAIAILQVIVAWQILQHNRRRDWAYLVGLTVVNFYFHYSTLLFGLCLALAMLILANDRATRIRLLVAASCVAALGAISVPHLLTIFQRRENWARFITADNPNEWLRWQTVLAVLLPIGIAALLSCWWKREARPGSEGKRIALVAFVLIIPIFVAWASTASGVAALFYGRYLISSESTIPLLVAALAAVVSPKWLRAGVLVVAVAIVWQWRMPTVLRSEDWQTITQAVAADIEANKSPTDVVISSGLIETDILLDEAATSPAWETYARLPIESLYALPKHDGNDFGLTYSDAGQPTPRYLAESNPEARIVLLIRGGKAYADQVTATLLESLPNRQYQIEEPETQTALVQWRVLVPQN, encoded by the coding sequence GTGAACGATTCTAACTCGCCAAGTCCGTCCTCCCCTGCTCCGTCGTGGTCGATCACGATGCTGCTGGGGCTTGCTCTGGCACTGCTGACGGTGATCGTTCGCTGGTCTTACCTGACCGAAAGTTTGTGGGTCGATGAACTGCATACGGCCTGGGTCGTTACTGATTCGGTAACCGACATTCCCCAGCGAGCCGCCATGGGCAATCAAGCGGCGTTGTACTTCTACCTGCCGTGGGCCTTCACGCAACTGGCCGGTCTGCACGAGTGGTCGCTCCGCTTTCCTTCGTTTCTGGGTGGGCTTGTCGCGGTCGCGTTGGTCACGATGACCGCTCATCGCTGGACGCACGACGTGGGGATCGCCCTGGCGGCCGGACTGGTCGGCGTGATCGATGTCGACTGGAACTTCTTCGGAACGGAAGCTCGCGTTTACGCCATCGCCCAAGCGATCGCCATCCTGCAAGTCATCGTCGCCTGGCAGATCCTGCAACACAATCGTCGACGCGACTGGGCTTACCTGGTCGGTCTGACCGTGGTGAACTTCTACTTTCACTACAGCACGCTGCTGTTTGGACTGTGCCTGGCTTTGGCGATGCTGATCTTGGCGAACGATCGTGCGACACGGATTCGCTTACTGGTGGCAGCGAGTTGCGTCGCGGCTCTTGGTGCGATCAGTGTGCCCCATCTGCTGACGATCTTCCAACGTCGCGAGAACTGGGCTAGGTTCATCACGGCCGACAATCCGAATGAATGGCTGCGTTGGCAAACCGTGTTGGCGGTGCTGCTGCCGATTGGTATCGCGGCGCTGTTAAGTTGTTGGTGGAAACGGGAGGCCCGGCCTGGTTCGGAAGGGAAGCGAATCGCACTGGTTGCCTTCGTGCTAATCATTCCGATCTTCGTGGCCTGGGCGAGCACCGCCAGCGGCGTGGCGGCACTGTTTTACGGTCGCTATTTGATCTCGTCAGAAAGCACGATTCCGTTGCTGGTCGCGGCGTTGGCGGCGGTCGTTTCGCCCAAGTGGCTGCGTGCCGGAGTGTTGGTGGTCGCGGTCGCGATCGTCTGGCAATGGCGAATGCCTACCGTTCTGCGCAGTGAGGACTGGCAGACCATCACCCAGGCCGTGGCTGCCGACATCGAAGCGAATAAGTCACCAACCGACGTGGTGATTTCGTCTGGTTTGATTGAAACCGATATCCTGTTGGACGAAGCCGCGACTTCGCCGGCCTGGGAAACGTATGCCCGGCTTCCGATCGAGTCGCTTTACGCTTTGCCCAAGCACGACGGGAACGACTTTGGTTTGACCTATTCGGACGCCGGCCAACCGACACCGCGCTACCTGGCGGAATCGAATCCCGAAGCAAGGATTGTCTTGTTGATCCGCGGAGGAAAAGCGTATGCCGATCAGGTCACGGCGACACTCCTTGAGTCATTGCCAAACCGCCAATACCAAATCGAGGAGCCAGAAACGCAAACAGCACTCGTTCAATGGCGAGTGCTGGTACCGCAGAATTAG
- a CDS encoding AAA family ATPase — protein sequence MYEAYWKLKTRPFENTYSELFYYPSESAQAALLKLRYAVENRRGAAILAGACGLGKSLLVRTLMVQLPEQFSPKVHLVFPKLSSHDLIPYLLLNLGQGNQASTAHRNPSETIWQLQQLLAENTRAGNHAVIVVDDAHLLSDHASLETLRLLTNFETDGKLDLTLILAGQTTVIPAVERFPSLESRIGVKSLMRNFTPDETAAYVTHRLRVAGSQAEIFAPNALERLFQITRGNPREINRLCDLALLIGYAEEIRQIDANQLESIHEELVTVVPE from the coding sequence ATGTACGAAGCGTACTGGAAACTGAAAACTCGCCCGTTCGAAAACACCTACTCGGAACTATTCTACTATCCTTCCGAGTCGGCTCAGGCCGCGCTGTTGAAACTTCGCTATGCGGTCGAAAATCGTCGCGGAGCCGCGATCCTGGCCGGAGCTTGTGGGCTGGGGAAAAGCCTGCTCGTGCGAACCTTGATGGTTCAATTGCCGGAGCAGTTTTCGCCAAAAGTCCATCTCGTCTTTCCGAAGCTTTCCAGCCACGACTTGATTCCCTATCTGCTGCTGAACCTGGGTCAGGGCAACCAGGCGAGTACCGCGCATCGCAACCCTAGCGAAACGATCTGGCAGCTTCAGCAGCTTCTGGCCGAGAATACCAGGGCCGGCAACCATGCAGTGATCGTCGTCGACGATGCCCACCTGCTGAGCGATCACGCTTCGCTGGAAACCTTGCGACTGCTCACCAATTTTGAAACCGACGGCAAGCTCGACCTGACCCTCATTCTGGCAGGACAAACGACCGTCATTCCAGCGGTCGAACGCTTTCCTTCGCTCGAAAGTCGGATCGGTGTGAAATCGCTGATGCGGAACTTCACGCCGGATGAAACGGCGGCCTACGTCACGCATCGACTTCGCGTGGCAGGCTCACAGGCAGAGATCTTCGCTCCCAACGCTTTGGAGCGATTGTTTCAGATCACTCGCGGAAATCCGCGTGAGATCAACCGACTGTGCGACCTTGCTCTGCTAATTGGTTATGCCGAGGAAATCCGCCAGATCGATGCCAACCAGCTCGAATCGATTCATGAAGAATTGGTCACCGTCGTTCCGGAATAG
- the metH gene encoding methionine synthase: MPGPRFAGRQHPIFDDIQKRILILDGAMGTMIQKFKLTEEDVRGKQFADAEKDLRNFSDLLCLTKPDIIEGIHRQFLEAGAHIIETNTFGATPIAMDEFSLSDALATDINVAAVKLAKKVVDEFNDRDPDNRRYVAGSIGPTSKTASISRRIEDPGFRDVTFDQLVASYLVQIDAMVDAGVDILFPETTFDTLNLKACLFAIEKYYREKGIELPVMTSVTITDASGRTLSGQTVEAFWNSISHFPMLSVGINCALGAELMRPYVQELSSIASCYISCHPNAGLPNEMGEYDQTPDQMASTIREFAEHGWLNIVGGCCGSTPQHIKAIADVMRDYAPRGLHQQPELTRLSGQEPFTITPTTNFVMIGERTNVTGSRRFARLIREELYEDAIEVALQQVESGANVIDVNMDDALLDGEAAMTRYLNLIAAEPDICKVPIMIDSSKWSVIEAGLRCVQGKSIVNSISLKEGEEEFLNKARLCRDYGAAVVVMAFDEVGQAVELERKVEICKRAYDLLVEKLEFDPTDIIFDPNILTVATGIEEHNDYAINFIEATRKIKQVCPGAKISGGVSNVSFSFRGNDVVREAIHAVFLYHAIKAGLDMGIVNAGQLAVYDEVPADLRELIEDVLFNKRPDATERLVDFAETVKHQKGAGPKVEDLAWREAPVRERLAHSLVKGIDRYIEEDTEEARQQAERCLHIIEGPLMDGMNIVGDLFGAGKMFLPQVVKSARVMKKAVAYLLPYMEKEKEELGTTDVSARGKILMATVKGDVHDIGKNIVGVVLGCNNYEIIDMGVMVHCDKILAAAKKHGVDVIGLSGLITPSLDEMVHVAEEMQSAGMNIPLLIGGATTSAKHTAVKIAPVYEGAVVHVLDASRSVGVVDQLLSKDNSPAFLEKNRKLQTELAESYRKRQAITLVPLKTAREKHFETDWANVDIPTPSFTGSKTLRDFPLEKLREFIDWSPFFNSWELKGKYPKIFEDEYVGEEAKKLFHDANVLLDQIISEKLFTANGIFGFWPAASDGDDIIIYDPNDPEKEIERFFTLRQQWERKGQSDFRALSDYIAPVGSGRRDYLGAFAVTTGIGCSELAAKFDADHDDYNSIMAKALADRLAEAFAECLHKEARREWKFGAEENLSNEELIKEDYRGIRPAPGYPAQPDHTEKWTLFRLLNAEQETGIELTESLAMMPAASVCGMYFAHPAARYFAIHQLGRDQVEDYAKRKGMPLKDMEKWLAPNLSYDP; encoded by the coding sequence ATGCCAGGTCCCCGATTCGCCGGCCGCCAGCACCCAATCTTCGACGACATCCAAAAGCGAATTCTGATTCTCGATGGTGCCATGGGGACCATGATTCAGAAGTTCAAGCTGACCGAAGAGGATGTTCGGGGAAAGCAGTTCGCCGATGCTGAGAAGGACCTGCGAAACTTCAGCGACCTTCTCTGTCTGACGAAGCCCGACATTATTGAAGGGATCCATCGCCAGTTTCTGGAAGCTGGGGCCCACATCATCGAAACGAACACGTTCGGGGCGACGCCGATCGCCATGGACGAGTTCTCGTTGAGCGACGCACTGGCGACCGATATCAATGTGGCCGCCGTGAAGCTGGCCAAGAAGGTGGTCGACGAATTCAACGACCGAGATCCCGACAACCGTCGCTACGTGGCCGGTTCGATCGGGCCAACCAGTAAGACGGCGTCGATCTCGCGACGGATCGAAGACCCTGGCTTCCGCGACGTGACCTTCGATCAACTGGTCGCTTCGTACCTGGTGCAGATCGATGCGATGGTCGATGCAGGCGTCGACATCCTCTTTCCGGAAACGACCTTTGACACGCTGAATCTGAAAGCGTGCCTTTTTGCGATCGAGAAATACTACCGCGAAAAGGGAATCGAACTGCCGGTGATGACCTCGGTGACGATTACCGACGCTTCGGGCCGTACGTTGTCCGGACAGACGGTCGAAGCATTCTGGAATTCAATCTCGCACTTCCCCATGCTCAGCGTGGGCATCAACTGCGCCTTAGGGGCCGAGTTGATGCGGCCTTACGTGCAGGAACTGTCGTCGATCGCTTCGTGCTATATCAGTTGCCATCCGAACGCTGGTTTGCCGAACGAAATGGGGGAATACGATCAAACCCCAGATCAAATGGCGTCGACCATTCGTGAGTTCGCCGAGCATGGCTGGCTGAACATCGTCGGTGGTTGCTGTGGCAGCACGCCGCAGCACATCAAGGCGATTGCTGACGTGATGCGTGACTATGCTCCACGTGGCTTGCACCAGCAGCCAGAGCTGACTCGTTTGAGCGGTCAGGAACCTTTCACGATCACGCCGACCACCAACTTCGTGATGATCGGCGAACGAACCAACGTGACTGGTTCGCGGCGGTTCGCTCGACTCATTCGCGAAGAACTGTACGAAGACGCGATTGAAGTCGCCTTGCAACAGGTCGAAAGCGGTGCCAACGTGATCGACGTCAACATGGACGATGCGCTGCTGGACGGCGAAGCGGCCATGACTCGTTATTTGAACCTGATCGCCGCAGAGCCAGACATCTGCAAAGTGCCGATCATGATCGACAGCTCGAAGTGGTCGGTCATCGAAGCCGGTCTGCGCTGCGTCCAGGGCAAGTCGATCGTCAACTCGATCAGCTTGAAAGAAGGGGAAGAGGAGTTCCTGAATAAGGCCCGACTCTGCCGCGATTACGGTGCCGCCGTGGTGGTGATGGCGTTTGACGAAGTTGGTCAGGCGGTCGAACTAGAACGCAAAGTCGAGATCTGCAAACGAGCCTACGATCTGTTGGTCGAGAAGCTGGAATTCGACCCGACCGATATCATCTTCGACCCGAACATCTTGACGGTTGCCACCGGTATCGAAGAGCACAACGACTACGCGATCAACTTCATCGAAGCGACTCGTAAGATCAAGCAAGTCTGCCCCGGAGCGAAGATCTCAGGCGGCGTGAGCAATGTGTCGTTCTCGTTCCGTGGTAATGACGTGGTGCGGGAAGCAATCCACGCGGTGTTCCTGTATCACGCGATCAAAGCTGGTTTGGATATGGGGATCGTCAACGCCGGCCAGTTGGCCGTGTACGACGAAGTGCCTGCTGACCTGCGAGAACTGATTGAAGACGTGCTCTTCAACAAGCGTCCCGATGCGACGGAACGTTTGGTTGACTTCGCCGAAACGGTCAAGCATCAGAAGGGTGCTGGCCCGAAGGTGGAAGATCTGGCGTGGCGTGAAGCTCCGGTTCGCGAACGCCTGGCTCACTCGCTGGTGAAGGGGATCGACCGGTACATTGAAGAAGACACGGAAGAAGCTCGCCAGCAAGCGGAACGCTGTCTGCACATTATCGAAGGTCCGTTGATGGACGGGATGAACATCGTGGGCGACCTGTTCGGCGCCGGCAAGATGTTCCTGCCCCAGGTGGTCAAGAGTGCCCGCGTGATGAAGAAAGCGGTCGCTTATTTGCTTCCTTACATGGAGAAAGAAAAGGAAGAACTCGGCACGACCGACGTGAGTGCCCGCGGCAAGATCTTGATGGCTACCGTCAAGGGAGACGTCCACGACATCGGTAAGAACATCGTCGGCGTGGTACTGGGCTGCAACAACTACGAGATCATCGACATGGGGGTGATGGTCCACTGCGACAAGATTTTGGCCGCCGCCAAAAAGCATGGCGTCGACGTGATCGGCCTGTCAGGCTTAATCACCCCAAGCCTCGACGAAATGGTCCATGTTGCGGAAGAAATGCAATCGGCCGGGATGAACATCCCGCTGTTGATCGGTGGTGCGACGACCAGTGCCAAGCATACCGCCGTGAAGATTGCTCCGGTTTACGAAGGTGCGGTCGTACATGTGCTCGACGCATCGCGAAGTGTCGGTGTCGTCGATCAATTGCTCAGCAAGGATAACTCGCCAGCGTTTCTGGAAAAGAACCGCAAACTGCAAACCGAGCTGGCCGAGTCGTATCGCAAGCGTCAAGCGATCACGCTCGTGCCGCTGAAGACGGCTCGCGAAAAGCACTTCGAGACCGACTGGGCGAACGTCGATATTCCGACCCCATCGTTCACCGGATCAAAGACGCTGCGAGACTTCCCGCTCGAGAAGCTTCGCGAGTTCATCGACTGGTCGCCGTTCTTCAACTCGTGGGAACTGAAGGGTAAGTACCCGAAGATCTTCGAGGATGAATACGTCGGCGAAGAGGCGAAGAAGCTGTTCCACGATGCCAATGTGCTGTTGGATCAGATCATTTCGGAGAAGCTGTTCACGGCGAACGGGATCTTTGGTTTCTGGCCAGCAGCTTCCGACGGCGACGACATCATTATCTATGATCCGAACGACCCTGAGAAAGAAATCGAACGCTTCTTTACACTGCGACAGCAGTGGGAACGCAAAGGTCAGTCTGACTTCCGGGCGTTGTCCGACTACATCGCTCCGGTGGGCAGCGGACGTCGCGACTACCTCGGCGCCTTCGCGGTGACGACCGGCATCGGCTGTAGCGAACTGGCCGCCAAATTCGACGCCGATCACGACGACTATAACTCGATCATGGCGAAGGCCTTGGCCGACCGCCTGGCGGAAGCGTTCGCCGAGTGTCTGCACAAGGAAGCTCGTCGCGAGTGGAAGTTTGGCGCCGAGGAAAACTTGTCGAACGAAGAGCTGATCAAGGAAGATTATCGCGGCATCCGTCCGGCGCCTGGCTATCCAGCGCAGCCCGACCACACCGAAAAGTGGACGTTGTTCCGCTTGTTGAACGCTGAACAGGAAACCGGGATCGAACTGACCGAGAGCCTGGCAATGATGCCGGCAGCCAGTGTGTGCGGTATGTACTTCGCCCACCCGGCCGCGCGTTACTTCGCGATCCATCAACTGGGACGCGATCAGGTCGAAGACTATGCCAAGCGCAAAGGCATGCCACTGAAAGATATGGAGAAGTGGCTTGCTCCGAACCTGTCGTACGATCCGTAA
- a CDS encoding CBS domain-containing protein, whose amino-acid sequence MTVIETISKQLQGNVKDVMSVKVHTATVGTHVNIVADLMARYALRRVVVVDNTKKVVGVVSQRDIVRALITSMKTEETEDIQHKRVEELISVERPITVGPEIPLARAAYVLATNKIGCLPVVDPELTLIGVLSISDIIQFLAEDNVEGMETAFQMYSPKNDAKTRSPAYVRKMNGDLVIPLKNIENKRARMDYAVLGYDPPTGRILIKFVRANADEAIATKVQDDNLIIPAKGFVRHFSLIGKVAAFDVTDHNQSKFLVLSPKNAASGAVNAVGTT is encoded by the coding sequence ATGACCGTTATCGAAACGATCTCGAAGCAACTACAAGGAAACGTCAAGGACGTGATGTCGGTCAAGGTTCACACCGCGACCGTGGGCACGCACGTAAATATCGTTGCTGATCTGATGGCTCGATATGCCTTGCGACGCGTTGTTGTGGTCGACAATACCAAGAAAGTGGTCGGTGTGGTCTCGCAGCGCGATATCGTTCGCGCGCTGATCACTTCTATGAAGACAGAAGAGACCGAAGACATTCAACACAAGCGTGTCGAAGAGCTGATCTCGGTTGAACGTCCCATCACCGTGGGTCCAGAAATCCCTTTGGCCCGCGCCGCGTACGTGTTGGCGACGAACAAAATTGGCTGCTTACCGGTCGTCGATCCTGAACTGACGCTGATCGGCGTGCTATCGATATCCGACATCATTCAGTTCCTGGCAGAAGACAACGTGGAAGGTATGGAAACCGCCTTCCAGATGTACTCGCCGAAGAACGATGCCAAGACACGCAGCCCGGCTTACGTCCGGAAGATGAATGGCGACCTGGTAATTCCGCTGAAGAACATCGAGAACAAGCGAGCCCGGATGGACTACGCGGTGCTCGGTTACGATCCGCCGACTGGTCGCATTCTGATCAAATTCGTGCGTGCCAATGCTGACGAAGCGATCGCCACCAAGGTCCAGGACGATAACTTGATCATCCCGGCCAAGGGGTTTGTACGGCACTTCAGCTTGATCGGGAAAGTGGCCGCGTTCGACGTGACCGACCACAACCAGAGCAAGTTCCTGGTGCTCTCGCCGAAGAATGCCGCTTCGGGCGCCGTAAATGCAGTGGGGACGACCTAA
- a CDS encoding NAD(P)/FAD-dependent oxidoreductase has protein sequence MSDNLASDRADVAIVGGGAAGLFAAIWAARTNHQRRIVILDGARRIGAKILIAGGGRCNVTNEKVTPRDYWGSSTNAIKKILGRFTQPQTIEFFAELGVRLKREPTGKLFPTTDKAKTVLDGLLSEVERLGVEIRIGHRIENIKSITVEPTQPSFELTGPWGHLVASKVVLATGGKSVPKTGSDGHGLELVRRLGHELTPQIFPALVPLQLADSDPLTQLSGIALPVRLELNETSGKRIESIDGDMLLTHKGLSGPAVLDMSRHWIAASTDRPVCLTASWLPDHSADSIQAELQALGRRSVRAMLRERLPDRLVEHLLIFAEVPVEQTGVDLTRVQRKNLVTGLTAYPLNVSGTLGFKVAEVTAGGVPLTQIDLKTMQSRVCPGLHLCGEICDVDGRIGGFNFQWAWSSGYVVGVSV, from the coding sequence GTGAGCGACAATCTAGCGTCTGACCGAGCCGATGTGGCCATTGTGGGTGGTGGCGCTGCCGGTCTGTTCGCGGCGATCTGGGCGGCTCGAACCAATCACCAGCGACGCATTGTCATTCTCGACGGGGCACGCCGCATCGGTGCCAAGATCCTCATTGCTGGTGGCGGCCGCTGCAATGTAACGAATGAAAAGGTCACCCCGCGCGACTACTGGGGCAGTTCTACCAACGCCATCAAGAAGATTCTCGGCCGTTTCACCCAGCCGCAAACGATCGAATTCTTTGCCGAGCTCGGCGTTCGTCTGAAACGCGAACCGACCGGAAAACTCTTTCCCACCACCGACAAGGCCAAGACCGTCTTAGACGGGCTGCTTTCGGAAGTGGAACGCCTGGGAGTCGAGATCCGCATCGGGCATCGCATCGAGAACATCAAGTCGATTACGGTCGAACCCACACAGCCTTCCTTTGAACTGACTGGTCCCTGGGGACACTTGGTCGCCTCGAAGGTGGTGCTGGCAACCGGTGGTAAGAGCGTCCCCAAGACCGGCAGCGATGGGCATGGACTCGAACTGGTCCGCCGACTGGGGCATGAGCTGACACCGCAGATCTTCCCGGCCCTGGTTCCGCTTCAACTGGCTGACTCCGATCCGCTGACGCAGCTTTCAGGAATCGCTCTTCCGGTTCGCTTGGAACTGAACGAAACGAGCGGCAAGCGGATCGAGTCGATCGACGGGGACATGCTGCTGACGCACAAAGGGCTCTCTGGCCCGGCGGTTCTCGACATGAGCCGCCACTGGATCGCCGCTTCGACCGATCGCCCGGTCTGCCTGACGGCAAGCTGGTTGCCTGATCACTCGGCCGACAGTATTCAGGCCGAACTTCAAGCCCTGGGAAGACGATCGGTCCGAGCGATGCTGCGCGAGCGTTTACCTGATCGATTGGTCGAGCACCTGCTGATCTTCGCGGAAGTTCCGGTCGAGCAAACTGGCGTCGACCTGACCCGGGTTCAGCGAAAGAACCTGGTGACCGGGCTCACGGCGTATCCGTTGAACGTCAGCGGAACACTCGGCTTTAAAGTGGCCGAGGTCACGGCTGGTGGGGTCCCTTTGACACAGATCGATCTGAAGACGATGCAGTCGCGCGTCTGCCCTGGGCTGCATCTTTGTGGCGAGATCTGCGATGTCGATGGCCGGATTGGCGGGTTCAATTTTCAGTGGGCCTGGTCGAGCGGCTACGTCGTTGGAGTTTCCGTCTGA
- a CDS encoding cytochrome c, producing MTRRIFSLLMLLAWSPFVLAEGPAGDPQAGYEHLINTPYLPRYFDQETFDNVWRVWPEPLKSQAEKATPEERRQMAFDRYGLTGRPEDPTKPLQYVVDKNGEWTLNCFSCHGGQMEGKTIPGLPNNRFDFAGITDEIRMTKAMLGKKLIPGDYSSLVFPLGENKGTTNAVNFGVALMSLRDADLNVVPGASFPKMLHHDMEPPPWWHFAKKENIYLDGFAPKGHRGLLQFTLVRENDAQAFRDREADFRDVYAYLSSLEAPKYPGKIDTAKAETGRIVFNRHCSECHGTYGDQADYPERMIPIDEIKTDRARFDSLTPAHRQGYGDSWFNSYGQQEGLIADPEGYVAPPLDGVWATAPYLHNGSVPTLWHLLHPDQRPKIWRWSGSSYDHQRMGIDAEALDEFPQGLSAMERREVFNTTRLGKSAAGHDYPNALTEEEKSAVLEYLKTL from the coding sequence ATGACACGGCGAATTTTTTCACTCCTGATGCTTCTGGCCTGGTCGCCGTTCGTCCTGGCCGAAGGTCCCGCCGGCGATCCTCAGGCGGGCTACGAGCATCTGATCAATACTCCGTATCTCCCGCGATACTTCGATCAGGAAACCTTCGACAATGTTTGGCGAGTCTGGCCCGAGCCACTAAAGAGCCAGGCCGAGAAGGCTACGCCGGAAGAACGCCGCCAAATGGCGTTCGATCGCTATGGCCTGACAGGTCGACCAGAAGACCCCACCAAGCCGCTGCAGTATGTTGTCGATAAAAATGGAGAGTGGACGCTCAACTGCTTCTCGTGCCATGGCGGGCAGATGGAAGGGAAGACGATCCCTGGCCTCCCCAACAATCGTTTCGACTTCGCCGGCATCACCGACGAAATCCGAATGACCAAAGCGATGCTGGGCAAAAAGCTGATCCCCGGGGACTACAGCTCGCTGGTCTTCCCCCTTGGCGAGAACAAAGGGACCACGAATGCGGTGAATTTTGGCGTGGCGCTGATGTCGCTGCGTGATGCCGATTTGAACGTGGTTCCGGGGGCGAGCTTCCCCAAAATGCTGCATCACGACATGGAACCACCACCCTGGTGGCACTTCGCCAAGAAGGAAAACATCTACCTTGATGGCTTCGCTCCGAAGGGGCATCGCGGCCTGCTTCAGTTCACGCTCGTCCGCGAAAACGACGCCCAGGCCTTCCGCGACCGTGAGGCCGACTTTCGAGACGTTTACGCCTATTTATCCTCGCTCGAAGCCCCCAAGTACCCCGGCAAGATCGATACCGCGAAAGCGGAAACTGGGCGGATCGTTTTCAACCGCCACTGTAGCGAGTGCCATGGGACTTACGGCGACCAGGCCGACTACCCGGAACGGATGATTCCGATCGATGAAATTAAGACCGATCGAGCCCGGTTCGATTCGCTAACTCCTGCCCATCGCCAAGGATATGGCGACAGTTGGTTTAACAGTTATGGCCAGCAGGAAGGGCTGATTGCCGACCCGGAAGGCTACGTGGCACCTCCGCTGGACGGTGTCTGGGCAACGGCACCTTATCTGCATAATGGATCGGTCCCTACGCTGTGGCATTTGCTGCATCCGGACCAGCGACCGAAGATCTGGCGGTGGTCCGGCAGTTCGTACGATCATCAACGGATGGGGATCGATGCTGAAGCCCTGGACGAGTTCCCCCAGGGACTCTCGGCAATGGAGCGGCGCGAGGTATTTAATACGACTCGTTTGGGGAAAAGTGCGGCAGGTCACGACTACCCCAACGCGTTGACCGAAGAGGAGAAATCAGCGGTGCTTGAGTACTTGAAGACCCTTTGA
- the thiC gene encoding phosphomethylpyrimidine synthase ThiC, with protein MSTQLLAAKEGTITPEMEYVAKRENISPELVRDEVASGRMVIPANKVHLQGVLEPMGIGLAAKCKINANIGNSAVTSDLGGELEKLHVAVHHGADTVMDLSTGKNIDEIRKQIIEKSPVPIGTVPMYQMLEELGGKIEDMTPQHFLDMVEHQAKQGVDYMTIHCGILLEHLHLTTHRVTGIVSRGGSLIAKWMMAHRKQNPLYTAFDDLCDIMRQYDVTWSLGDSLRPGSLADASDDAQFSELDVLGELTRRGRANGTQVMVEGPGHVPMDQIEMNMKRQQDVCDGAPFYVLGPLVTDIAPGYDHITSAIGAALAGWHGAAMLCYVTPKEHLGLPEADDVKQGVIAYKIAAHAADVARHRPGARDRDDALSKARFSFDWNEQFRLSLDPETAKAYHDQTLPQDTFKSAHFCSMCGPKYCSMKITEEIRAMASQDELIALDSEKS; from the coding sequence ATGTCGACGCAACTGCTTGCAGCGAAAGAGGGGACGATCACCCCGGAAATGGAGTATGTGGCCAAGCGGGAGAACATTTCTCCTGAGTTGGTTCGGGACGAAGTCGCTTCCGGTCGCATGGTGATCCCGGCTAACAAAGTCCACCTTCAAGGTGTGCTCGAACCGATGGGGATTGGTCTGGCTGCCAAGTGCAAGATCAACGCCAACATCGGCAACAGCGCCGTGACCAGCGATCTGGGTGGCGAACTCGAAAAGCTGCACGTCGCCGTGCATCATGGTGCCGACACCGTCATGGACCTGTCGACCGGCAAGAACATCGACGAGATCCGGAAGCAGATCATCGAGAAGAGCCCGGTCCCGATTGGTACCGTGCCGATGTATCAGATGCTGGAAGAGCTGGGCGGCAAGATCGAAGACATGACCCCGCAGCACTTCCTGGACATGGTCGAGCATCAGGCGAAGCAGGGGGTCGACTACATGACGATCCACTGTGGCATCCTGCTGGAACATCTCCATCTGACCACGCATCGCGTCACCGGCATCGTCAGCCGTGGTGGTTCGCTGATTGCCAAGTGGATGATGGCTCACCGCAAGCAGAATCCGCTGTACACCGCTTTCGACGACTTGTGCGACATCATGCGTCAGTACGACGTGACCTGGAGCTTGGGCGATAGCCTTCGTCCTGGTTCGCTGGCCGACGCTTCCGACGACGCTCAGTTCTCGGAACTGGACGTGCTGGGCGAACTGACCCGTCGTGGTCGTGCCAATGGCACCCAGGTCATGGTCGAAGGTCCTGGGCACGTGCCGATGGATCAGATCGAGATGAACATGAAGCGTCAGCAGGACGTCTGCGACGGTGCCCCGTTCTACGTGCTCGGCCCACTGGTGACTGACATCGCCCCAGGCTACGACCACATCACCAGCGCCATCGGTGCTGCTCTGGCTGGTTGGCATGGTGCCGCGATGCTGTGCTACGTCACGCCGAAGGAACACCTGGGGCTGCCAGAAGCCGACGACGTCAAGCAAGGCGTGATCGCTTACAAGATCGCTGCTCATGCCGCCGACGTGGCGCGCCATCGTCCTGGTGCGCGTGACCGCGACGACGCTTTGAGCAAGGCTCGCTTCTCGTTCGATTGGAACGAGCAGTTCCGTCTGTCGCTCGATCCTGAAACGGCCAAGGCCTACCACGACCAGACCTTGCCGCAAGACACCTTCAAGAGCGCTCACTTCTGCAGCATGTGCGGTCCGAAGTACTGCAGCATGAAGATCACCGAAGAAATCCGAGCGATGGCTTCGCAAGACGAACTGATCGCCTTGGACAGCGAAAAGAGCTAG